The following nucleotide sequence is from Saccharothrix texasensis.
CTCGAACGGCAGCGCGTTGAGGCGGGAGGTCAGCTCGGTGGCCCGCAGGACTCTCCCGGACATGGCCCGGAACTCGGCGCTGCGGATGCGCAGGAGTCGGTCGTCGCGCACGGCTCGGTCACTTCCTCGTGGTGTCGTCCGGGTCCGGGTCCGGGTCCGGCGCCCAGGACGGGCGCCAGGTGTCCCCGGGCAGGCAGGGCAGGCCGCGCAGGTGGTCGACGACCGGCCGGAGCCCCGGGTGGGGGTTCGCGTCGGGGTGCAGCAGGGAGAGCGGGTAGGCGATCGTCGGCTCCGCGATCGGGATGCGGCGCAGGTCGTGGTGCGCCGGCCAGGTGTACCGGTCGCGCGCGCCGACGAGGGTCGCCACGTCCGGGGAGTCCGCGAGGGTGTCCTGGAGGACCTCGTTGCCGAAGTTCGGACCCGCCGCGTCGATCCGCAGGTCGAAGTCGGTGGCGAGCTGGTGGTAGAACTCCGCCCACTCGCTGCGGGGCGTGATGCCCGGCACCCAGATCCGGTGCTCGCGCAGCCGGCTCGGCGTGAGCCGGCGGGCCGCCGCGAGGGGGTGCCGCGGGCCGACGAGCAGCTCCAGCGGCGAGTCGAACGCGTGGACCATCCGCACGCCGCGTGGCAGCGCGGACCGGTCGATGACCGTGCGGAACGACGCGTCGACCTCGCCCGACTCGACCGCGACGGCCGCCAGGAGCGGGTCCTCGACCTTCAGGGTCACCACGTCGAGCCTGGTCCCGGGGTGCGACCGCCAGTAGTCGTGCAGGACGACCGCCTGCGCGCTGCGCAGACCGAGGACGTCGACCCGCAGGGCCCGGGAGCCGGGGCGGACCGCCGCGACGGCGCGGTCGACACCCGTGACGACGGCGCGGGCGTGGGGGAGGAAGGCCTGACCGTCGAGCGTCAACTCGACACCGCGCGCGGTGCGGGTGAACAGGTGGACGCCCAGCTCGCGCTCCAACCCGGCCACCCGCTTGGAGACCGCCTGCTGCGTGACGCCCAGCTCGGCGGCGGCGTGCCCCACCTGGCCGAGGTCGGCTGCCCGGACGAACGACCGCAGTGCCTCCGTGTCCACCGGGGGAGCGTAAGGGCGCACAACCGACCGTTGTCGCTCGTCGGGGGCGGGTTGTGACGGCGCACTCCGCCCCGGTTCCGGCGCGGTCGGTTCGGTGCGGTCGGTTCGACCCGGGTGCTCGACGTCCGGTTGTCCGCGCCGGC
It contains:
- a CDS encoding LysR family transcriptional regulator, translated to MDTEALRSFVRAADLGQVGHAAAELGVTQQAVSKRVAGLERELGVHLFTRTARGVELTLDGQAFLPHARAVVTGVDRAVAAVRPGSRALRVDVLGLRSAQAVVLHDYWRSHPGTRLDVVTLKVEDPLLAAVAVESGEVDASFRTVIDRSALPRGVRMVHAFDSPLELLVGPRHPLAAARRLTPSRLREHRIWVPGITPRSEWAEFYHQLATDFDLRIDAAGPNFGNEVLQDTLADSPDVATLVGARDRYTWPAHHDLRRIPIAEPTIAYPLSLLHPDANPHPGLRPVVDHLRGLPCLPGDTWRPSWAPDPDPDPDDTTRK